The proteins below come from a single Balaenoptera acutorostrata chromosome 2, mBalAcu1.1, whole genome shotgun sequence genomic window:
- the UBLCP1 gene encoding ubiquitin-like domain-containing CTD phosphatase 1 — MALPIIVKWGGQEYSVTTLSEDDTVLDLKQFLKTLTGVLPERQKLLGLKVKGKPAENDVKLGALKLKPNTKIMMMGTREESLEDVLGPPPDNDDVINDFDIEDEVVEVENREENLLKISRRVKEYKVEILNPPREGKKLLVLDVDYTLFDHRSCAETGVELMRPYLHEFLTSAYEDYDIVIWSATNMKWIEAKMKELGVSTNANYKITFMLDSAAMITVHTPRRGLIDVKPLGVIWGKFSEFYSKKNTIMFDDIGRNFLMNPQNGLKIRPFMKAHLNRDKDKELLKLTQYLKEIAKLDDFLDLNHKYWERYLSKKQGQ, encoded by the exons ATGGCTCTTCCTATCATTGTAAAATGGGGTGGACAGGAATATTCAGTGACCACACTTTCAGAAGATGATACTGTGCTAGATCTCAAACAGTTTCTCAAGACCCTTACGGGAGTGCTACCAGAACGCCAGAAGTTACTTGGACTCAAAGTTAAAG GCAAACCTGCAGAAAATGATGTTAAGCTTGGAGCTCTCAAACTGAAACCAAATACTAAAATCATGATGATGGGAACTCGTGAGGAGAGCTTG GAAGATGTCTTAGGTCCACCTCCTGACAATGATGATGTTATTAACGACTTTGATATTGAAGATGAAGTAGTTGAAGTAGAAAATAG GGAGGAAAACCTACTGAAAATTTCCCGCAGAGTAAAAGAGTACAAAGTGGAAATTTTGAATCCTCCCAGGGAAGGGAAAAAACTTTTGGTACTAGATGTTGATTATACATTATTTG ACCATAGGTCTTGTGCAGAGACTGGGGTAGAATTAATGCGGCCATATCTTCATGAATTCCTAACATCTGCATATGAGGATTATGACATTGTTATTTGGT CTGCAACAAATATGAAGTGGATTGAAGCTAAAATGAAA gAGCTGGGAGTGAGTACAAATGCAAATTACAAGATAACCTTCATGTTGGACAGTGCTGCTATGATAACAGTGCATACTCCAAGGAGAGGATTAATAGAT GTAAAGCCTCTTGGTGTTATATGGGGAAAGTTTTCGGAGTTTTACAGCAAAAAAAACACCATCATGTTTGATGACATAGGAAGAAATTTTCTAATGAACCCACAGAATGGACTAAAG ATAAGACCTTTTATGAAAGCACACCTAAATCGAGATAAagacaaagaacttttaaaattaacccAGTACCTCAAGGAAATAGCAAAGTTAGATGACTTTTTGGACCTAAATCACAAATATTGGGAAAG GTATCTCTCAAAGAAGCAAGGACAGTAG